Proteins found in one Sporosarcina jeotgali genomic segment:
- the recO gene encoding DNA repair protein RecO — MMNKWEGIVLRTMPYGETNKIVTILTKEAGKLTAMARGAKKPASRLSSITQLFVYGSFLLRTGKGMGSLEQGEPIDSMRHIREDLEATAYASYIVELIDRLTEDGQRSSGIFNLLFEALHAINEGYDPEAIALFVEWKMLPVAGIHPVLHQCASCGSVEGEFAFSFKEIGFLCHRCFHIDPYIVRITPAQLKLIRTFATVPITQVGSLTLKKSTKQFMKKLVRQVYDEQVGLRLKSRSFLDQLDRTPSLLPPKEKPAESDE, encoded by the coding sequence ATGATGAACAAATGGGAAGGTATTGTACTGCGTACGATGCCCTATGGTGAAACCAACAAAATTGTTACGATTTTAACGAAGGAAGCAGGAAAGTTGACCGCAATGGCTCGTGGAGCAAAAAAACCTGCAAGTCGTCTGTCCTCAATTACTCAACTGTTTGTTTACGGGTCCTTTTTACTGAGAACCGGAAAAGGGATGGGTTCCCTCGAGCAAGGTGAACCCATCGATTCCATGAGGCACATTCGTGAAGATTTGGAAGCCACTGCGTATGCGAGTTACATCGTTGAGTTAATTGATAGACTTACAGAAGATGGTCAGCGGTCATCCGGTATCTTTAATCTGCTATTTGAGGCATTGCACGCGATTAATGAAGGCTATGACCCGGAAGCGATTGCGCTGTTTGTTGAGTGGAAGATGCTTCCGGTCGCTGGAATCCACCCTGTGCTGCATCAGTGTGCATCTTGCGGTTCGGTTGAAGGGGAGTTTGCGTTTTCATTTAAGGAAATAGGATTCTTGTGTCATCGATGTTTCCATATCGATCCCTATATTGTTAGAATTACACCAGCGCAATTGAAACTTATCCGCACATTTGCAACAGTTCCAATCACACAAGTAGGTTCCCTGACATTAAAGAAATCGACAAAGCAATTCATGAAAAAACTGGTCCGTCAGGTGTATGATGAACAAGTAGGATTGCGATTGAAGTCACGGTCTTTTCTGGATCAGCTTGATCGGACTCCCAGTCTGCTACCACCCAAAGAAAAACCGGCAGAATCAGATGAGTAA
- a CDS encoding glycine--tRNA ligase: protein MYTMEQIVNVSKQRGFVFPGSEIYGGLANTWDYGPLGIELKNNIKRAWWKKFVQESPHNVGLDAAILMNPKVWEASGHIGNFNDPMIDCKKCKTRHRADKLIEDALDAKGMEIVVDGMPFEKMKDLIIEHNIVCPSCGALDYTDIRQFNLMFKTTQGVTDSSANEIFLRPETAQGIFVNFKNVQRSMRKKLPFGIAQIGKSFRNEITPGNFTFRTREFEQMELEFFCKPGEDEEWYAFWRDASKNWLLDLGLTEENMRLREHNEDELSHYSKGTVDIEFKFPFGWGELWGIANRTDFDLKRHMEYSNEDFHYQDPITNEKFVPYCIEPSVGADRVTLAFLCDAFDEEELEGDDKRTVMRFHPALAPVKAAVLPLSKKLAEGAGEVYAELCKHFPVQYDDSQSIGKRYRRQDEIGTPFCITYDFDSEEDRQVTVRHRDSMEQVRLPIEELKAYIEERIAF, encoded by the coding sequence TAAACGGGCATGGTGGAAAAAATTCGTACAAGAATCTCCGCATAACGTAGGACTAGATGCAGCCATCTTAATGAATCCAAAAGTATGGGAAGCGTCCGGTCATATCGGGAACTTCAATGATCCAATGATCGACTGTAAGAAATGTAAAACACGTCATCGTGCAGATAAATTAATTGAAGATGCATTAGATGCAAAAGGGATGGAAATTGTCGTTGACGGCATGCCATTTGAAAAGATGAAGGACTTGATCATCGAGCACAATATCGTCTGCCCCTCATGCGGCGCATTGGACTATACGGATATCCGACAGTTCAATCTGATGTTTAAAACCACTCAAGGTGTAACCGATTCTTCTGCGAATGAAATATTCCTGCGCCCTGAAACCGCTCAAGGTATTTTTGTGAATTTCAAAAATGTCCAGCGTTCAATGCGTAAAAAACTGCCATTCGGTATCGCGCAAATCGGTAAAAGTTTCCGTAACGAGATTACTCCGGGGAACTTCACATTCCGTACTCGCGAGTTCGAACAGATGGAGCTCGAATTCTTCTGTAAACCAGGCGAAGACGAAGAATGGTACGCTTTCTGGCGTGATGCTTCTAAGAACTGGCTGCTTGATCTTGGACTGACTGAAGAGAATATGCGTCTTCGCGAGCACAACGAAGACGAACTTTCCCATTACTCAAAAGGGACTGTCGATATCGAGTTCAAATTCCCGTTCGGCTGGGGAGAACTATGGGGAATCGCTAACCGCACAGACTTCGACTTGAAGCGTCATATGGAATATTCCAATGAAGATTTCCATTACCAGGATCCGATTACAAACGAAAAGTTCGTTCCTTATTGTATCGAACCATCTGTTGGTGCAGATCGCGTCACTCTTGCGTTCTTATGTGATGCATTTGACGAAGAAGAGCTAGAAGGGGACGACAAGCGTACAGTCATGCGTTTCCATCCAGCCCTGGCGCCTGTCAAAGCTGCTGTATTGCCATTGTCCAAGAAGTTAGCTGAAGGTGCAGGAGAAGTATACGCAGAGCTTTGCAAACACTTCCCAGTACAGTATGACGACTCACAATCCATCGGTAAACGATACCGCCGCCAAGATGAAATCGGAACGCCATTCTGTATTACGTACGATTTTGATTCTGAAGAGGATCGTCAAGTAACCGTTCGTCACCGGGATTCAATGGAGCAGGTTCGCTTGCCGATTGAAGAACTGAAAGCTTATATCGAAGAACGTATTGCCTTTTAA
- the era gene encoding GTPase Era yields MAQSDFKSGFVSIIGRPNVGKSTFLNRVVGQKIAIMSDKPQTTRNKVQGVVTGDSSQIVFIDTPGIHKPKHKLGDFMVKSAKNTLKEVDVIMFMVNANEKIGPGDRFVIEMLKNTDTPVFLVINKIDLVHPDDLLGIITSYVDEYDFAEIIPLSALNGNNVDRLMETLNKYLPAGPKYYPDDQVTDHPERFIISELIREKVLHLTREEVPHSVAVVIEKIARDEDKNIVNVMATIIVDRDSQKGIVIGKQGALLKQIGTKARRDIEMLLGSKVFLELWVKVQKDWRNKPGQLKEFGFRDDEY; encoded by the coding sequence ATGGCGCAAAGTGATTTTAAATCAGGTTTCGTCTCCATTATAGGCAGACCTAACGTAGGGAAATCAACATTCTTAAACCGAGTTGTCGGTCAGAAGATCGCAATTATGAGTGATAAACCGCAAACCACACGCAATAAAGTTCAAGGTGTCGTGACAGGAGATTCGTCTCAAATTGTATTCATCGATACACCGGGAATTCATAAACCTAAGCACAAATTAGGCGACTTTATGGTTAAATCCGCAAAGAATACTCTAAAAGAAGTAGACGTCATTATGTTTATGGTAAATGCTAACGAGAAAATCGGTCCTGGAGATCGCTTTGTTATTGAGATGTTGAAGAATACGGACACACCTGTATTTTTAGTCATCAACAAAATCGATCTGGTGCATCCAGATGATTTGCTTGGCATCATCACTTCTTACGTGGACGAGTATGATTTTGCTGAAATCATTCCGTTGTCCGCGTTAAACGGAAACAATGTGGATCGTTTGATGGAGACCCTTAACAAATACCTTCCAGCAGGTCCTAAGTATTATCCGGATGATCAAGTGACGGACCATCCTGAACGGTTCATTATTTCTGAATTGATCCGAGAAAAGGTTCTGCATCTTACACGGGAAGAAGTGCCTCATTCCGTTGCAGTTGTCATTGAAAAAATCGCTCGAGATGAAGATAAGAATATCGTCAATGTGATGGCGACAATCATCGTCGATCGTGATTCTCAAAAAGGAATTGTGATCGGAAAACAAGGAGCTTTGTTAAAGCAAATTGGCACAAAAGCCCGGCGTGATATTGAAATGTTGTTAGGCTCGAAAGTATTCCTTGAATTATGGGTGAAAGTTCAAAAAGACTGGCGCAACAAACCTGGACAGCTGAAAGAATTCGGCTTCCGCGACGACGAGTATTAA